The Pan troglodytes isolate AG18354 chromosome 1, NHGRI_mPanTro3-v2.0_pri, whole genome shotgun sequence genome includes a region encoding these proteins:
- the GABRD gene encoding gamma-aminobutyric acid receptor subunit delta isoform X1, which produces MDAPARLLAPLLLLCAQQLRGTRAMNDIGDYVGSNLEISWLPNLDGLIAGYARNFRPGIGGPPVNVALALEVASIDHISEANMEYTMTVFLHQSWRDSRLSYNHTNETLGLDSRFVDKLWLPDTFIVNAKSAWFHDVTVENKLIRLQPDGVILYSIRITSTVACDMDLAKYPMDEQECMLDLESYGYSSEDIVYYWSESQEHIHGLDKLQLAQFTITSYRFTTELMNFKSAGQFPRLSLHFHLRRNRGVYIIQSYMPSVLLVAMSWVSFWISQAAVPARVSLGITTVLTMTTLMVSARSSLPRASAIKALDVYFWICYVFVFAALVEYAFAHFNADYRKKQKAKVKVSRPRAEMDVRNAIVLFSLSAAGVTQELAISRRQRRVPGNLMGSYRSVGVETGETKKEGAARSGGQGGIRARLRPIDADTIDIYARAVFPAAFAAVNVIYWAAYAM; this is translated from the exons AGCGATGAATGACATTGGCGACTACGTGGGCTCCAACCTGGAGATCTCCTGGCTCCCCAACCTGGACGGGCTGATAGCCGGCTACGCCCGCAACTTCCGGCCTGGCATCGGAG GCCCCCCCGTGAATGTGGCCCTTGCCCTGGAGGTGGCCAGCATCGACCACATCTCAGAGGCCAACATG GAGTACACCATGACGGTGTTCCTGCACCAGAGCTGGCGGGACAGCAGGCTCTCCTACAACCACACCAATGAGACCCTGGGCCTGGACAGCCGCTTCGTGGACAAGCTGTGGCTGCCCGACACCTTCATCGTGAACGCCAAGTCGGCCTGGTTCCACGACGTGACGGTGGAGAACAAGCTCATCCGGCTGCAGCCCGACGGCGTGATCCTGTACAGCATCCG AATCACCTCCACTGTGGCCTGCGACATGGACCTGGCCAAATACCCCATGGACGAGCAGGAGTGCATGCTGGACCTGGAGAGCT ACGGTTACTCATCGGAGGACATTGTCTACTACTGGTCGGAGAGCCAGGAGCACATCCACGGGCTGGACAAGCTGCAGCTGGCGCAGTTCACCATCACCAGCTACCGCTTCACCACGGAGCTGATGAACTTCAAGTCCG CTGGCCAGTTCCCACGGCTCAGCCTGCACTTCCACCTGCGGAGGAACCGCGGCGTGTACATCATCCAGTCCTACATGCCCTCCGTCCTGCTGGTCGCCATGTCCTGGGTCTCCTTCTGGATCAGCCAGGCGGCGGTGCCCGCCAGAGTGTCTCTAG GCATCACCACGGTGCTGACGATGACCACGCTCATGGTCAGTGCCCGCTCCTCCCTGCCGCGGGCGTCAGCCATCAAGGCACTGGACGTCTACTTCTGGATCTGCTATGTCTTCGTGTTTGCCGCCCTGGTGGAGTACGCCTTTGCGCATTTCAACGCCGACTACAGGAAGAAGCAGAAGGCCAAGGTCAAGGTCTCCAGGCCGAGGGCAGAG ATGGACGTGAGGAACGCCATtgtcctcttctccctctccgcTGCCGGCGTCACGCAGGAGCTGGCCATCTCCCGCCGGCAGCGCCGCGTCCCGGGGAACCTGATGGGCTCCTACAGGTCGGTGGGGGTGGAGACAGGGGAGACGAAGAAGGAGGGGGCGGCCCGCTCAGGAGGCCAGGGGGGCATCCGTGCCCGGCTCAGGCCCATCGACGCAGACACCATTGACATTTACGCCCGCGCTGTGTTCCCTGCGGCGTTTGCGGCTGTCAATGTCATCTACTGGGCGGCGTACGCCATGTGA
- the GABRD gene encoding gamma-aminobutyric acid receptor subunit delta isoform X2, translating into MNDIGDYVGSNLEISWLPNLDGLIAGYARNFRPGIGGPPVNVALALEVASIDHISEANMEYTMTVFLHQSWRDSRLSYNHTNETLGLDSRFVDKLWLPDTFIVNAKSAWFHDVTVENKLIRLQPDGVILYSIRITSTVACDMDLAKYPMDEQECMLDLESYGYSSEDIVYYWSESQEHIHGLDKLQLAQFTITSYRFTTELMNFKSAGQFPRLSLHFHLRRNRGVYIIQSYMPSVLLVAMSWVSFWISQAAVPARVSLGITTVLTMTTLMVSARSSLPRASAIKALDVYFWICYVFVFAALVEYAFAHFNADYRKKQKAKVKVSRPRAEMDVRNAIVLFSLSAAGVTQELAISRRQRRVPGNLMGSYRSVGVETGETKKEGAARSGGQGGIRARLRPIDADTIDIYARAVFPAAFAAVNVIYWAAYAM; encoded by the exons ATGAATGACATTGGCGACTACGTGGGCTCCAACCTGGAGATCTCCTGGCTCCCCAACCTGGACGGGCTGATAGCCGGCTACGCCCGCAACTTCCGGCCTGGCATCGGAG GCCCCCCCGTGAATGTGGCCCTTGCCCTGGAGGTGGCCAGCATCGACCACATCTCAGAGGCCAACATG GAGTACACCATGACGGTGTTCCTGCACCAGAGCTGGCGGGACAGCAGGCTCTCCTACAACCACACCAATGAGACCCTGGGCCTGGACAGCCGCTTCGTGGACAAGCTGTGGCTGCCCGACACCTTCATCGTGAACGCCAAGTCGGCCTGGTTCCACGACGTGACGGTGGAGAACAAGCTCATCCGGCTGCAGCCCGACGGCGTGATCCTGTACAGCATCCG AATCACCTCCACTGTGGCCTGCGACATGGACCTGGCCAAATACCCCATGGACGAGCAGGAGTGCATGCTGGACCTGGAGAGCT ACGGTTACTCATCGGAGGACATTGTCTACTACTGGTCGGAGAGCCAGGAGCACATCCACGGGCTGGACAAGCTGCAGCTGGCGCAGTTCACCATCACCAGCTACCGCTTCACCACGGAGCTGATGAACTTCAAGTCCG CTGGCCAGTTCCCACGGCTCAGCCTGCACTTCCACCTGCGGAGGAACCGCGGCGTGTACATCATCCAGTCCTACATGCCCTCCGTCCTGCTGGTCGCCATGTCCTGGGTCTCCTTCTGGATCAGCCAGGCGGCGGTGCCCGCCAGAGTGTCTCTAG GCATCACCACGGTGCTGACGATGACCACGCTCATGGTCAGTGCCCGCTCCTCCCTGCCGCGGGCGTCAGCCATCAAGGCACTGGACGTCTACTTCTGGATCTGCTATGTCTTCGTGTTTGCCGCCCTGGTGGAGTACGCCTTTGCGCATTTCAACGCCGACTACAGGAAGAAGCAGAAGGCCAAGGTCAAGGTCTCCAGGCCGAGGGCAGAG ATGGACGTGAGGAACGCCATtgtcctcttctccctctccgcTGCCGGCGTCACGCAGGAGCTGGCCATCTCCCGCCGGCAGCGCCGCGTCCCGGGGAACCTGATGGGCTCCTACAGGTCGGTGGGGGTGGAGACAGGGGAGACGAAGAAGGAGGGGGCGGCCCGCTCAGGAGGCCAGGGGGGCATCCGTGCCCGGCTCAGGCCCATCGACGCAGACACCATTGACATTTACGCCCGCGCTGTGTTCCCTGCGGCGTTTGCGGCTGTCAATGTCATCTACTGGGCGGCGTACGCCATGTGA